The region TCATAGCGCTGGGTCAGAGGGAACCGTCCAATCAGATCGCAGGCCTTATGGAGGTCAGACAGGAAGTTCTCTAACACCGACAGGAAGAGAACCCACAGACGCTCTGAcacctgtctgtcctccacacCTGAGGGGGCAGAGTCACAGTCTGATAGCAGACGCACCAGACGCCGAGACAGACctgcagacagggagacagagacaggtgagagacagacagacaggtgagacacagacTGGTGCAGGTCTTCGTACCACTGCAGATTCGGTGTGCGAGCGCTCTGGTCTCGTCCATCTCGTCTCGCAGGAAGCTGCAGTCTGCCGAGCTGCCGAGCGACGCTgccagctgctggaaacaggaagtgacccgACTGAGAGCCTCCTGAGCGCGTTCACACTCGccctgctgccgccgccgcgcTGCCAGCTCGTCCACTGAACGACGCCACCGACTCATGATGTCATCACCCACCTGCCGAAGAGGAGGCCAGGTGAGGAGGGACAGGTCTGTGGATCTGTTGTCGTTGTTTAAGAGTTAATATTATTGATAGGTTGATAAAATACCTGGATTAATGAATCTCTTCTTTAATCTTTGATTCCTGATCTCTCCAATCGTCTCCAAAAAATTAACTgctgacataaacaaacacgATCTgttaactgactgactgaacatGACCGACCTCCCAAAAAACAGAGACAGCCGCCCACCAGCTACATGAAGACGAGACCTGGAGCTGCATCCGAAATCAGTACATACCCAATATGTGTACTATCATTCAACATACTTTTGTATGAATGAACCGTACGTAGTACATTCAGACGCACTGCTGAGCACGTAATAATCACGTCACTTTCTGCCTCGTCGGGTGGAGACAGTGCATCTACAATCCTGTGACAAAACGATGAgctcattaaaaatatatatcacgCCTAACAAAGTGAAACCTTATACTTACATTTCAACTGAAGCATTACTGATGTTATGGCAGAGCTGCCTTGGTCGCTGTCCACCATTGTCTGTTATGTTGTTGTCGTCGCtactgcattgcattgtgggatattTATGCCAGTGTAGTGTCCAGTGCTTGCATACTATAATATTTCCCTGTAGATAGTATGTACTTCACGGACATACTAAAACATCTCACATGCTGTTTTAGCGTACTAAATAACATGTTAGTATGGAACTTCAGGTGCAGCCAGAGACTCAACTTGAGAAGGAGGTTAAAAatcatgtgatttgttgtggTTAACGTTGAGCTGCAGTGAAAtcacatattttaaatgtattaagttgtacatttattatattgatttcattttaaatgttaacagCAGActagtctcacatagccagaccCTCTCCACACTCTGGAGACAGGTCCGCCTCAACCCATCGTCGTCCTGGGACAGAAGataaaaacgctctggcttgtttgtatttctttaaaccaatcacaaccgtcatatttttatttcagaatcaggtttattgcgaagtaggttttcacatataAGGAAATTGTCTTGGTGTTtggagacacagaggggagccggtgctgacGTGTCTctccagcttcacgtgctgccACCAGTTAGACAGGAAGCCTGTGATCCCCCTGAAGGTGGAGTCAGGCACactcagctgggagagcttgcCCTGCAGGTgttgaagtccacaaacaggatcctggcataggtcTGTATGGTATCGATCTACACAGCCTCGTCAGTAGCTGAAGTTCATTGTTCAGCTTATTGCACAGTGAACGCACGTTTGACAGAAATATTCCTGGTAACGGCGCCGGTGGAGACGAACAGGCGCACGTTTCCTTCCTCTGGCGTTTCACTGCCTTGACCAGAATGTCCAATAATAACACGGATGTGATGACAAAAGTGGGGTATAAATCTGCTGGAtttgttcccctgatgttcatgagcaACACTGTGAGACACTAAAGTGTTTGA is a window of Enoplosus armatus isolate fEnoArm2 chromosome 3, fEnoArm2.hap1, whole genome shotgun sequence DNA encoding:
- the LOC139283307 gene encoding regulator of G-protein signaling 9-binding protein; amino-acid sequence: MSRWRRSVDELAARRRQQGECERAQEALSRVTSCFQQLAASLGSSADCSFLRDEMDETRALAHRICSGLSRRLVRLLSDCDSAPSGVEDRQVSERLWVLFLSVLENFLSDLHKACDLIGRFPLTQRYDRRSLVNTGCIDGVVGVAARVASVQAPWLTLEEERSPDLTNHITGLEAMLSEMQLRIPVAFWSVEAIQPAWAEAHSELDEPDDSLEDLMEVEVVSSNNMMAACCQPPCCGLGCVG